Proteins from one Catenulispora sp. GP43 genomic window:
- a CDS encoding LacI family DNA-binding transcriptional regulator: protein MPITIADVAARAGVSKTTVSRVLNGKGELDASTVARVRQVIDELGYVPSARAVSLARGRTGVIGMLVPSLTWPWIGEVIQGAVDVVESGELGVMLFTCNQGDESMRRFASQVNAKAFDGLLVIEPEGTLDYITELHTGGLPVVLIDDREARPQFASVATTNRAGGRQAAHHLLEIGRRHPVVVTGKPGFGCVTERLEGFAEVFEEAGHPLPAAAVLEGDFSIASGHAAVARAVADGVEFDSVFAHNDLSAAGALQALREAGLAVPGDVAVVGFDDVEFTALTEPPLTTVRQPLRELGATAARLLTAHLGGEPLPAEPVVIPTDFVVRSSTAPQD, encoded by the coding sequence TCACCATCGCCGACGTCGCGGCCCGGGCCGGGGTCAGCAAGACCACGGTCTCCCGTGTGCTCAACGGCAAGGGCGAGCTCGACGCGTCCACCGTGGCGCGGGTGCGGCAGGTCATCGACGAGCTCGGATACGTGCCCAGCGCACGGGCCGTGTCCCTGGCGCGCGGGCGCACCGGCGTCATCGGGATGCTGGTCCCCTCGCTCACCTGGCCGTGGATCGGCGAGGTGATCCAGGGCGCGGTGGACGTGGTGGAGAGCGGCGAGCTCGGGGTCATGCTCTTCACCTGCAACCAGGGCGACGAGTCGATGCGGCGCTTCGCCAGCCAGGTGAACGCCAAGGCCTTCGACGGGCTGCTGGTCATCGAGCCCGAGGGGACCCTGGACTACATCACCGAGCTGCACACCGGGGGACTGCCGGTGGTGCTCATCGACGACCGGGAGGCCCGGCCGCAGTTCGCCTCCGTCGCGACCACCAACCGCGCCGGGGGCCGGCAGGCCGCGCACCACCTGCTGGAGATCGGCCGCCGCCACCCGGTGGTCGTCACCGGCAAGCCGGGTTTCGGCTGTGTCACCGAACGGCTCGAGGGCTTCGCCGAGGTCTTCGAGGAGGCCGGGCATCCGCTGCCGGCCGCCGCCGTGCTGGAGGGCGACTTCAGCATCGCCTCGGGCCATGCCGCTGTGGCACGGGCCGTGGCCGACGGGGTCGAGTTCGACTCCGTGTTCGCGCACAACGACCTCTCCGCTGCGGGCGCCTTGCAGGCGCTGAGAGAGGCCGGACTGGCGGTGCCGGGGGACGTCGCCGTCGTCGGGTTCGACGACGTCGAGTTCACCGCGCTGACCGAGCCGCCGCTGACCACGGTCCGCCAGCCCCTGCGCGAGCTGGGGGCCACCGCGGCCCGGCTGCTGACGGCCCACCTCGGGGGCGAGCCCCTGCCGGCCGAACCGGTCGTCATCCCGACCGACTTCGTGGTCCGGAGCTCCACCGCACCACAGGACTAG